The Candidatus Krumholzibacteriia bacterium genome includes a region encoding these proteins:
- a CDS encoding corrinoid protein, with amino-acid sequence MKEFLSQCERAVREGDSERASHLAHETLKREYDLLAVIEGGFAAGVRAAGALWEEGEYFLPELAFSAEAMKVAMCILQPELLRQGGSRTKGRVLIGTVQGDIHDIGKSLVATMLLANNYEVVDLGANVSHDKFVAEVAAQKPRFLALSALLTTTMPGQREVVRLLEEKGLREDVKVIIGGAPTSEQWSKEIGADGHGENAVAAVQLADSLLEK; translated from the coding sequence GTGAAAGAGTTCCTGTCTCAGTGCGAGCGAGCCGTACGCGAAGGTGACAGCGAACGTGCGTCGCACCTTGCCCACGAAACCCTCAAGCGTGAATACGACCTTCTGGCAGTGATCGAGGGGGGCTTCGCGGCGGGGGTAAGGGCCGCAGGGGCGCTATGGGAAGAAGGCGAGTATTTCCTGCCGGAGCTGGCCTTCAGTGCGGAGGCAATGAAGGTGGCCATGTGCATTCTGCAACCCGAGCTGCTCAGACAGGGTGGCTCTCGAACAAAAGGACGCGTGCTGATAGGGACGGTTCAGGGAGACATCCACGATATTGGGAAGTCGCTCGTTGCGACGATGCTGCTGGCCAACAACTATGAAGTGGTCGACCTGGGTGCCAACGTTTCGCATGACAAGTTCGTCGCCGAAGTGGCTGCGCAAAAGCCGCGGTTCCTGGCGCTATCCGCCCTGCTGACAACAACCATGCCGGGGCAACGAGAAGTGGTCAGGCTGCTCGAAGAGAAGGGGCTGCGCGAAGACGTCAAGGTAATCATTGGCGGGGCGCCGACGAGTGAGCAATGGAGCAAGGAGATCGGT
- a CDS encoding ketoacyl-ACP synthase III, with translation MSRRTTWTQIVGTGSYVPERLVPNRDFLSNRFYSQDGQPLDRAPAETIEKFASITDIGARRYVSDDLVTSDIAFLAARDAMENSGVDREQLDYIVVAHNFGDVAANNRRSDMVPTLAARVKQRLGIKNPNTVAYDLPFGCPGWLQAVIQADYFIRSGDAKRALVIGAETLSRVSDPHDRDSMIYADGAGACVLEAVTSEVPVGIIAHCTRSDTIEHATLLHMGPSYNPEFEGNDLFLKMHGHKLYEYALRHVPRVVKDCVARAGLSLSDISKILLHQANAKMDEAILERVYSLFKASPPPLVMPMTIAWLGNSSVATLPTLLDLVLKGKIEDQSLHPLENIVLASVGAGMNINAMVYAFPTAR, from the coding sequence ATGAGCAGGCGGACGACGTGGACACAAATCGTCGGGACGGGTAGCTACGTTCCCGAGCGGCTGGTTCCGAACCGGGACTTCCTCAGCAACCGTTTCTACTCCCAGGACGGGCAGCCGCTCGACCGGGCCCCCGCCGAGACCATTGAGAAGTTCGCGTCGATCACCGACATCGGTGCACGCCGCTACGTCAGTGACGATCTGGTCACCTCCGACATCGCTTTTCTCGCCGCCCGGGACGCCATGGAGAACTCCGGCGTGGACCGCGAACAGCTGGATTACATCGTCGTGGCGCACAACTTTGGCGACGTGGCCGCGAACAACCGCCGTAGCGACATGGTTCCGACCCTGGCCGCCCGCGTCAAGCAGCGCCTGGGGATCAAGAACCCCAACACCGTCGCTTACGACCTCCCCTTCGGGTGTCCCGGCTGGCTGCAGGCGGTGATCCAGGCGGACTACTTCATCCGTTCCGGCGACGCGAAGCGCGCGCTGGTCATCGGCGCGGAGACGCTCTCGCGAGTCTCCGACCCCCACGATCGTGACAGCATGATCTATGCGGATGGCGCCGGCGCCTGCGTGCTGGAGGCGGTGACCAGCGAGGTGCCGGTGGGCATCATTGCACACTGCACCCGTTCCGACACCATCGAACACGCCACGCTGCTCCACATGGGACCGTCCTACAATCCTGAATTCGAGGGAAACGATCTGTTCCTCAAGATGCACGGTCACAAGCTCTACGAATACGCGTTGCGCCACGTGCCGCGCGTGGTCAAGGACTGTGTCGCCCGCGCCGGACTCTCGCTCTCCGATATCTCCAAGATTCTGCTGCACCAGGCCAACGCCAAGATGGACGAGGCCATCCTCGAGCGCGTCTACAGCCTGTTCAAGGCCTCGCCCCCACCGCTGGTGATGCCCATGACCATCGCCTGGCTGGGCAACAGTTCCGTGGCCACGCTGCCGACACTGCTGGATCTGGTCTTGAAGGGGAAAATCGAGGATCAGTCGCTGCACCCGCTGGAGAACATTGTGCTGGCGTCGGTGGGCGCGGGCATGAACATCAACGCCATGGTATACGCCTTCCCCACCGCCCGCTGA
- a CDS encoding ABC transporter permease: protein MRIPDLFSMSVAAILASKLRSSLTLVGIVAGVASIIAVMTAISVVQATMEKEMSVLGSQVFQVQKWPAGGFSSAEQRRKAMRRPPLTVENAAAIRDQVETVDIVGSELWDFGYVVEYRGEETNPNISICGGTPEYPDNNTHWVGLGRNLSQMDVKSGRNVAVIGYAIGQKLFPFTDPIGREIRLDGRKYQVIGVFDEKKSAFGSNYDNYVLIPITTFLDIYGMVNRDGFSRSVNITVRAKSPELVHDAIEETRQVLRRERGVRPNEEDNFEFFNSESLITQFNQTTAKVKIAAFVIGIIALVVAGIGIMNIMLVSVTERTKEIGIRKSLGAKPGNILYQFLLEAVILCNIGGVIGIVVGFALGNVITAFTSFAVNVPLEWAIIGLVFCSTVGIVFGLVPAIRASRLNPIDALRYE, encoded by the coding sequence ATGCGTATTCCAGACCTGTTCTCCATGTCCGTCGCGGCCATTCTGGCCAGCAAGCTGCGCTCCTCGCTTACGCTGGTGGGAATCGTGGCCGGGGTGGCGTCGATCATCGCGGTCATGACCGCCATCTCCGTGGTGCAGGCCACCATGGAGAAGGAGATGAGCGTGCTCGGCAGCCAGGTCTTCCAGGTGCAGAAGTGGCCGGCGGGCGGGTTCAGTTCCGCGGAACAGCGGCGCAAGGCCATGCGGCGCCCGCCCCTCACCGTGGAGAATGCCGCCGCCATCCGCGACCAGGTGGAGACGGTCGACATCGTCGGTTCCGAGCTGTGGGACTTCGGCTACGTGGTGGAGTACCGGGGCGAGGAGACCAATCCGAACATTTCCATCTGCGGTGGGACGCCAGAGTACCCGGACAACAATACGCACTGGGTGGGGCTGGGGCGCAACCTCTCCCAGATGGACGTCAAGAGCGGGCGTAACGTGGCGGTGATCGGCTACGCCATCGGCCAGAAGCTGTTTCCCTTCACCGATCCCATCGGCAGGGAGATCCGCCTGGACGGCCGCAAGTACCAGGTGATCGGTGTATTCGACGAGAAGAAGTCCGCGTTCGGGTCGAACTACGACAACTACGTGCTCATTCCCATCACCACCTTCCTGGACATCTACGGCATGGTCAACCGCGACGGCTTCTCGCGTTCGGTGAACATCACCGTGCGTGCCAAGTCACCGGAGCTGGTGCACGACGCCATCGAGGAGACGCGCCAGGTGTTGCGTCGCGAGCGCGGTGTGCGGCCCAACGAAGAGGACAACTTCGAGTTCTTCAACAGCGAGAGCCTGATCACCCAGTTCAACCAGACCACGGCCAAGGTGAAAATCGCCGCGTTTGTGATCGGGATCATTGCGCTGGTGGTGGCCGGGATCGGCATCATGAATATCATGCTGGTGTCGGTGACCGAGCGCACCAAGGAGATCGGCATCCGCAAGTCCCTCGGGGCCAAGCCGGGCAATATCCTCTACCAGTTCCTGCTGGAAGCGGTCATCCTGTGCAATATCGGCGGTGTGATCGGCATCGTGGTGGGGTTTGCACTTGGCAACGTGATCACCGCGTTTACCTCGTTCGCGGTCAACGTGCCTCTGGAGTGGGCGATCATCGGCCTCGTGTTCTGCTCGACGGTGGGAATCGTGTTCGGGCTGGTGCCGGCCATTCGCGCCTCGCGTCTCAACCCGATCGACGCGCTGCGTTACGAGTAG
- a CDS encoding ABC transporter permease yields MRFWIELQEALQIALGALRANKARGTLTTLGIIIGIVAVILTMTAANGLKSTFRQSFSAVGTDVIYVSRMPWVIMNDFFLYRNRPPMELRQVEQLEQKLRGKAIVNPSMGDQRDLKYRAETMEGVRVVGTTDRQTMVSTAQPETGRFITDFDVTYKKNVCVIGTDVRDGLFGGANPINQEMKIGRSTFRVIGVMEKQGGSFLGGPNFDRQVFVPISAYVKAFGGERHQNVNVAVKAPSQEAVADLEFEVIGEMRKIRQLRPSEPDNFSINKLDTLVGAFNNVMGVVLLVGLLITSISLFVGGVGVMNIMFVSVTERTREIGIRKAIGAKPHSILFQFLFEAAAICLLGGLVGIAIASALTAVINKMLMPASVSIPILLTAVAVSIAVGVVAGFVPAFRGARLRPVEALRYE; encoded by the coding sequence GTGAGGTTCTGGATCGAACTGCAGGAAGCACTGCAGATAGCGCTGGGCGCGCTGCGTGCCAACAAAGCCCGTGGCACACTCACCACGCTCGGCATCATCATTGGCATCGTGGCGGTCATCCTCACCATGACCGCGGCCAACGGGCTCAAGAGCACGTTCCGCCAGAGTTTCTCCGCCGTGGGCACCGACGTCATCTATGTGTCGCGCATGCCTTGGGTGATCATGAACGACTTCTTCCTGTACCGGAACCGCCCCCCTATGGAATTGCGCCAGGTCGAGCAACTCGAGCAGAAGCTCCGAGGCAAGGCCATCGTCAACCCCAGCATGGGCGACCAGCGTGATCTCAAGTATCGCGCCGAAACCATGGAGGGGGTACGCGTGGTGGGTACCACCGACCGGCAAACGATGGTCTCCACGGCGCAACCCGAGACGGGCCGTTTCATCACCGACTTCGACGTGACCTACAAGAAGAACGTGTGTGTCATCGGCACCGACGTTCGCGACGGCCTGTTCGGTGGTGCCAATCCCATCAACCAGGAGATGAAGATCGGCCGCAGCACGTTTCGGGTGATCGGTGTGATGGAGAAGCAGGGTGGTAGCTTCCTGGGTGGACCGAACTTCGACCGCCAGGTATTCGTTCCCATCAGCGCGTACGTGAAGGCCTTCGGCGGCGAGCGCCACCAGAACGTCAACGTGGCCGTCAAGGCGCCTTCGCAGGAAGCGGTGGCGGATCTCGAGTTCGAGGTCATCGGTGAGATGCGCAAGATTCGCCAACTGCGGCCCTCGGAGCCGGATAATTTCTCCATCAACAAGCTGGATACGCTGGTGGGAGCGTTCAACAACGTCATGGGTGTGGTGCTGCTGGTGGGGCTGCTGATCACCAGCATTTCGCTCTTCGTGGGTGGGGTGGGAGTGATGAACATCATGTTCGTGTCGGTCACCGAGCGCACCCGCGAAATCGGAATCCGCAAGGCCATCGGCGCGAAGCCCCACAGCATTCTGTTTCAGTTCCTCTTCGAGGCGGCTGCGATCTGCCTGCTGGGCGGGCTGGTTGGGATCGCCATCGCGTCGGCGCTGACCGCGGTGATCAACAAGATGCTCATGCCCGCCAGTGTTTCGATACCCATTCTGCTCACAGCGGTGGCGGTCTCAATTGCGGTTGGGGTGGTGGCGGGATTCGTGCCGGCATTCAGAGGTGCGAGACTGCGGCCCGTCGAGGCGCTGCGCTACGAGTAG
- a CDS encoding ABC transporter ATP-binding protein, with translation MCLRDVVKTYGADADEVKALRGVSLDIVRNEYVAIMGPSGSGKSTLMNVIGCLDVPTSGTYFLEGQPVAEMSEYQLAEIRNRRIGFVFQTFNLIPRANIFHNVELPLIYAGVAKSERRQRAEEALARVGLGARMKHKPNELSGGQRQRVAIARALVGRPSIILADEPTGNLDSKTGDEIMAVLDELHASGQTIILVTHEDYIAEHALRVIRLKDGMIESDETSQSRSMGAH, from the coding sequence CTGTGTCTGCGCGACGTGGTAAAGACATACGGCGCCGACGCCGACGAGGTCAAGGCGCTGCGCGGCGTGTCTCTGGACATCGTCCGCAACGAGTATGTCGCCATCATGGGTCCGTCGGGCTCTGGCAAGTCGACGCTCATGAACGTGATCGGCTGTCTGGACGTGCCCACCTCGGGGACCTATTTCCTGGAGGGGCAGCCGGTGGCCGAGATGTCGGAGTACCAGCTTGCCGAGATCCGCAATCGCCGCATCGGGTTCGTGTTTCAGACCTTCAATCTCATTCCGCGCGCCAACATCTTTCACAATGTGGAACTCCCGCTGATCTACGCCGGAGTGGCGAAGTCGGAGCGCCGGCAGCGGGCCGAGGAGGCGCTCGCCCGCGTGGGCCTGGGCGCGCGCATGAAACACAAGCCCAACGAGCTATCGGGCGGACAGCGGCAGCGGGTGGCCATTGCGCGGGCACTGGTGGGCCGTCCCTCCATCATTCTCGCCGACGAACCCACCGGCAATCTTGACAGCAAGACCGGCGATGAAATCATGGCGGTGCTGGATGAACTGCATGCCTCCGGCCAGACCATCATCCTGGTTACCCACGAAGACTACATTGCCGAACACGCGCTGCGCGTCATCCGTCTCAAGGACGGGATGATCGAGAGTGATGAGACATCGCAGTCCCGGTCGATGGGCGCGCATTGA
- a CDS encoding efflux RND transporter periplasmic adaptor subunit, translated as MRRKPLWIGAAAVVVLGGVAGIMAFRDGGDKALTVQTARVERQKIVQKVNGTGTIQPRTQVKISADVSGKITRLVVVEGQWVEKGTLLLELDRTRFLAAVESAEANVSSAEASAVLVRENMLRAEKEYNRSRELLEKGMESQANFDVLDAAYKVETARYKSTQDQAEQARAALKQARDDLSKTTIYAPMAGTISDLNKEQGEIAIGSQFQPDVILVIADLSEMEAQVNVDENDIVSIQIGQEAEIEVDALLDQTLTGTVTEIANSANVGGAGSADQKTEFEIKITIKNPPETLRPGMTASADIFTKTNENAVSVPIQSVAVRTVDQLAAAGEERKDAEARFTADRDGFVEIVFCIEDSKAVARQVKTGIQSDELIEILDGLEEGEEVVTGSYRAISKDLVNGAVVTVENEEKDAGGEHARGSGE; from the coding sequence ATGAGACGCAAACCCCTCTGGATCGGCGCTGCCGCCGTGGTGGTATTGGGCGGCGTTGCCGGCATCATGGCCTTCCGGGACGGAGGCGACAAGGCGCTGACGGTCCAGACCGCCCGTGTGGAACGCCAGAAGATCGTCCAGAAGGTCAACGGCACCGGGACCATCCAGCCCCGGACCCAGGTGAAAATCAGCGCCGACGTGAGCGGCAAGATCACCAGGCTCGTGGTGGTTGAGGGGCAGTGGGTGGAGAAGGGCACGCTGCTGCTGGAACTCGACCGCACCCGCTTCCTGGCCGCGGTGGAGAGCGCCGAGGCCAACGTGAGCTCGGCCGAGGCCAGCGCCGTGCTGGTGCGCGAGAACATGCTGCGCGCCGAGAAGGAGTACAACCGTTCCCGGGAGCTGCTGGAGAAGGGCATGGAATCCCAGGCCAACTTCGACGTGCTCGACGCCGCCTACAAGGTGGAAACCGCGCGCTACAAGTCCACCCAGGACCAGGCCGAGCAGGCGCGGGCGGCGCTCAAACAGGCGCGCGACGACCTCTCCAAGACCACCATCTACGCGCCCATGGCGGGGACCATCAGTGACCTGAACAAGGAACAGGGTGAGATTGCCATCGGTTCGCAGTTCCAGCCCGACGTGATCCTGGTGATCGCCGACCTCTCGGAGATGGAAGCCCAGGTCAACGTGGACGAGAACGACATCGTCTCGATCCAGATCGGCCAGGAGGCGGAGATCGAGGTGGACGCGCTCCTTGACCAGACGCTCACCGGGACGGTGACCGAAATCGCCAACAGCGCCAATGTTGGGGGCGCGGGGTCCGCGGACCAGAAGACCGAGTTCGAAATCAAGATAACCATCAAGAACCCGCCCGAGACGCTGCGCCCGGGGATGACGGCCAGCGCCGATATCTTCACGAAGACAAACGAGAATGCCGTGAGTGTGCCCATTCAGAGTGTCGCCGTGCGCACGGTGGACCAACTGGCCGCGGCTGGTGAGGAACGCAAGGATGCCGAGGCGCGCTTCACCGCGGACCGTGACGGTTTCGTGGAGATCGTGTTCTGCATCGAGGACAGCAAGGCGGTGGCCAGACAGGTGAAAACAGGCATCCAGAGCGACGAACTGATCGAGATCCTCGACGGGCTCGAAGAGGGCGAGGAAGTTGTCACCGGGAGCTACCGCGCCATTTCCAAGGACCTGGTGAACGGGGCCGTGGTCACCGTCGAGAACGAGGAGAAGGACGCCGGAGGGGAGCACGCGCGTGGATCCGGTGAGTAG
- a CDS encoding multiheme c-type cytochrome: protein MTARAQIALLLGAAILIVPAAAFAQGSQPSGDALLGTGSYESFESPRACGTCHIDIYMQWQQAMMSQSYTHHWDEIEYFKLAVPHAEKDPKVAGVKAGCNGCHAPGAFIAGDVPPPPPSEGSRANEGVSCDICHTITGKNGDPYNFSFTISPGRTKYGNRDGVKSPHHTTQFHEFTQTAEMCGTCHNEMSPYGVWVKSTQREWAAGPYAREGVRCQDCHMPAGEGRNAMQAEMRDDMRHHLFHGAHSQSKLRGSVEVRIHPNTRDAVPGEPITLQAQAFNHKAGHKIPSGSAEERQLWLTVRAWDAEGNEYHLPVDRKGFEGEEFTISSKDALAYQDIGDILGLEGFAGLPRDALPYEGDRIFRLPYFDPKGRMTIAQWNTASLGVDYRIGPRETKVETYTWTVPDDMPEGRVRVVAEIYYRRLVHSVGEYLEVPEEEMEAFLVNRSETWFDVSW from the coding sequence ATGACAGCCCGCGCGCAGATTGCACTGCTTCTTGGTGCGGCCATCCTCATAGTACCCGCCGCCGCATTTGCCCAGGGCTCCCAGCCCAGCGGCGACGCGCTTCTTGGCACCGGCAGCTACGAGAGTTTCGAATCCCCGCGCGCCTGCGGAACATGCCACATCGATATCTACATGCAGTGGCAGCAGGCCATGATGTCGCAGTCGTACACGCACCACTGGGACGAAATCGAATATTTCAAGCTCGCGGTGCCCCACGCGGAGAAGGATCCGAAGGTCGCGGGCGTCAAGGCCGGCTGCAACGGGTGTCACGCGCCCGGCGCCTTCATTGCCGGAGACGTTCCCCCGCCGCCGCCCTCGGAAGGGTCGCGGGCCAACGAAGGCGTGTCGTGCGACATATGCCACACGATCACGGGGAAGAACGGTGACCCCTACAACTTCAGCTTCACCATCTCTCCCGGCCGGACCAAGTACGGCAATCGCGATGGTGTCAAGTCGCCCCACCACACGACTCAGTTTCACGAGTTCACCCAGACGGCCGAAATGTGCGGGACGTGCCACAACGAGATGAGTCCCTATGGCGTGTGGGTCAAGTCCACCCAGCGCGAATGGGCCGCGGGCCCCTACGCGCGCGAGGGTGTGCGCTGCCAGGACTGCCACATGCCGGCGGGCGAGGGCCGCAACGCCATGCAGGCGGAGATGCGCGACGACATGCGCCATCACCTGTTTCACGGCGCGCACTCACAGAGCAAGCTGCGGGGCTCAGTGGAGGTGCGCATCCATCCCAACACGCGCGATGCCGTGCCCGGCGAACCGATCACGCTGCAGGCACAGGCCTTCAACCACAAGGCGGGACACAAGATCCCCTCCGGGTCCGCGGAGGAGCGCCAGCTGTGGCTCACGGTGCGGGCGTGGGATGCGGAGGGGAACGAATACCACCTGCCCGTGGATCGCAAGGGATTCGAGGGAGAGGAATTCACCATCTCCTCGAAGGACGCACTCGCCTACCAGGACATCGGAGACATCCTGGGGCTCGAGGGGTTCGCGGGCCTGCCGCGCGACGCCCTGCCCTACGAGGGGGACCGCATCTTCCGGTTGCCATACTTCGATCCGAAGGGGCGCATGACCATCGCGCAGTGGAACACCGCGTCGCTTGGTGTCGACTACCGCATCGGTCCCCGCGAGACGAAGGTCGAGACCTACACGTGGACCGTCCCCGACGACATGCCCGAGGGGCGCGTGCGCGTGGTGGCGGAGATCTACTACCGGCGCCTCGTGCACTCGGTTGGCGAGTATCTGGAGGTTCCGGAGGAGGAAATGGAGGCGTTTCTCGTGAACCGGAGCGAGACGTGGTTCGACGTGAGCTGGTGA
- the lexA gene encoding transcriptional repressor LexA: MEKLPLTSRQKEILEYLGSHTRDFGYPPTVREICRATGLKSPRSVSQHLQALERKGYIHRGRDKSRAIRFLHRPDSLGPAAQEGVLSLSLRGRVAAGSAPAVAGEDTAGTYLLDRALFDKPDNFLMRVEGGCMADAHILEGDLIVVAPDPGVQSGDVVVARVDGEVSVKRYETRAGGDYLVSQLGPVRIDAHGPQVQILGKVVGLIRPCC, translated from the coding sequence ATGGAGAAACTCCCCCTGACGAGCCGTCAAAAGGAGATTCTTGAGTATCTGGGATCGCACACCCGTGATTTCGGGTATCCCCCGACGGTGCGGGAGATTTGCAGGGCGACGGGCTTGAAGTCGCCGCGTTCCGTGAGCCAGCATCTGCAGGCGCTGGAACGCAAAGGATACATCCATCGCGGACGGGACAAGTCGCGGGCGATTCGTTTTCTGCATCGCCCGGATTCGCTGGGACCGGCCGCCCAGGAGGGTGTGTTGTCGTTGTCGCTGAGGGGCCGTGTTGCCGCCGGAAGCGCTCCCGCGGTTGCCGGCGAGGACACGGCGGGCACCTATCTGCTCGATCGCGCGTTGTTCGACAAGCCGGACAACTTCCTCATGCGGGTGGAAGGCGGATGCATGGCAGACGCCCACATTCTGGAGGGAGATCTGATCGTCGTGGCCCCGGACCCGGGTGTACAGAGCGGCGATGTGGTTGTTGCGCGTGTGGACGGCGAGGTATCCGTCAAGCGCTACGAGACCCGGGCGGGCGGTGATTACCTCGTCTCGCAACTGGGGCCGGTGCGCATCGACGCACACGGCCCCCAGGTGCAGATCCTGGGCAAGGTGGTCGGACTGATCCGGCCCTGCTGCTGA